A section of the Candidatus Cloacimonadota bacterium genome encodes:
- a CDS encoding rod shape-determining protein, translated as MSFFDFVGMKANDIAIDLGTANTLVYKKTGGIVIDEPSVVAVSNDSKKIIAIGQQAKVMLGKNPDEVRVVKPMKDGVIADFQVTELMLRDLILRAQKKRLLVRPRVIVCVPSGITEVEKRAVRDSALHAGAREVYLVSEPVAAAIGAELPIEEAFGNMVMDIGGGTSEIAVISLSHIVVHNSIRVGGDKMDNDIISYLRKKNNLHVGLQTAEKIKMQIGSAYPLKQELTMDVRGRDIVSGFPVTIKISSEEVREAISETIATMVDAIKRLFERTAPELAADIAERGIFLTGGGALLKGLDEKISKTVDLPVYVVPDPLECVVRGAGKVLDELDRYRNVLIKRIED; from the coding sequence ATGTCTTTTTTTGATTTTGTCGGTATGAAAGCCAACGACATCGCCATCGATTTGGGCACCGCAAACACCCTTGTTTACAAAAAGACCGGTGGGATCGTGATTGACGAACCTTCGGTGGTGGCTGTTTCGAACGACAGCAAAAAGATAATCGCCATCGGTCAGCAAGCCAAGGTGATGCTGGGTAAAAACCCGGATGAAGTTCGGGTGGTTAAACCCATGAAAGACGGTGTGATAGCCGATTTTCAAGTTACCGAATTGATGTTGCGGGATCTGATTTTGCGTGCGCAGAAAAAGCGCCTTTTGGTGCGCCCAAGAGTGATTGTTTGCGTTCCTTCCGGCATCACGGAAGTGGAAAAACGCGCGGTTCGCGACAGCGCCCTCCATGCCGGCGCGCGTGAGGTCTATTTGGTTTCCGAGCCTGTCGCGGCTGCCATCGGCGCCGAACTTCCCATCGAGGAAGCATTTGGAAACATGGTGATGGACATCGGCGGCGGCACCAGCGAAATTGCGGTTATCTCCTTGTCTCACATTGTGGTACACAATTCCATCCGCGTGGGTGGAGACAAGATGGATAACGATATCATCAGCTATCTGCGCAAAAAGAACAACCTGCACGTTGGCCTGCAAACCGCGGAAAAGATTAAGATGCAGATTGGCAGCGCTTATCCGCTAAAACAAGAACTGACCATGGATGTGCGCGGGCGGGACATCGTTTCCGGCTTCCCCGTCACCATCAAAATCAGCTCTGAAGAAGTGCGCGAAGCCATCAGCGAAACCATTGCCACCATGGTGGATGCTATCAAAAGGCTTTTCGAACGCACAGCTCCGGAACTGGCTGCGGATATTGCCGAACGAGGCATTTTCCTCACCGGTGGCGGCGCCCTGCTGAAAGGTTTGGACGAAAAAATCTCCAAAACGGTTGATCTTCCCGTGTATGTGGTGCCGGACCCTCTGGAATGTGTTGTCCGCGGCGCGGGCAAGGTTTTGGACGAACTGGACCGCTATCGCAACGTTTTGATCAAACGCATCGAAGACTGA